The sequence TTTGATGGACAGAGTTGTACCCAGGCAAAGCAGCTATTTTCTTCACATGAGTACGAGCCAGAAGGAACATATGGATATACAGTGAGACCATGAGAAACAACATGGTAAAAAACATAGTGATGAGACAAATTATAACATAAGTTGATTCATAATAAAGAATGAAGATAATGCCACAGCCCGTGCAAAAGGTCCAGATGCATGCAATGATAAGCCCTGATCTTTTCACTGTCATGATGTTGTGGTAACGCAGGGCATAGAAGATAGTGATGTATCTGTCTATTGCTATAGCCAGCAAACTGCACATGGAAGCCACTACAGATATGCAGATCATTGAATCAAAGACATTGTCTATATGACGGACAAAGGCATCTTCCATAATAATATGCCTATTGTTTATTAAGTATATTGTTATGGTCTCCCATGCATTAGACACACTAACCAGCATGTCAGCCACTGCtaaactgcaaacaaaaaaatacatgggTGAATGCAAGTTCTTGTTCTTAACTATTGCACATATCACTAAGATATTTTCAAGGAGGCTTACAATGCCCAGAGTGAGGAACACCTCAGCTGCAATGACCACTTGCTCACATGGTGATGACTTGCTCTTGACAGTAGGCACGGTAAAGTTGCTGCCAAAGGCACTCAGGTTTAGTTCAGAAACATACAGTTGAGAGGACGTGTTCATCTCTGGAAGCAAACACGTTCTGTTCTCTCTGAGGGACTTGCCAAGGAGTGTGGtaaatgcattttccaaaagGCAAAAGaccctgccaaaaaaaaaaaaaatacagcatgacGAGAACAGGCAGAAGTTGACAAAACAAATATCAACCATTTCTACGTAATTTGGCTTGTACACATCCTGCCTCTTCCACACCATATTCCTCTACTGATTCTAAATTAACCTCCAAATGCCTCAGAGTTTTTCTACTCATCCTTACTGGGaaattaaaaccacaaaataatgaagagatTCATGCActcttcaacattttcatttatccTATTTGGTCTCCCAGAAGTGAGCACAATATCCTGGAAATTCTGCTGAACACAAAACAACAGTTTTCAGAGCTTGAGTTCTCAGAACCCTGAAATGTAGGAGAACAGAGTGTTAGGTTGAGCAGAACCTGCTCACTTGAATGTAATATATAGAAGTTGAATTGCTGCCACAATAAAGAATTGAACATttccagtaaaaaataaaaaataaaaaaatacatgcttcCTGACCTTTGCACTTTTTAAGTTTGCATGATCTGTGTTATAAACAGCTTGTCTGTGCAATACCGACATTCTCATTTTAGGAGCATAGTATTAAACCACTAACCAAGGCAAATCCATACATTCCAGGATAGAGTGAGGTTACAGAATTTGTAGGGGGAAATTCTGTcatagaaatatgttttctattCCAGattgaaagcattttattcaATGCTTTTTTGGTAATGAGAATATTCAAAGCAAGCTGTAAACCATCGGATTCTTAATAAGGGGCACGCTTAAAGCTGATTGTCAGTGACTTGTTGCAAGTAAAATTCAAAGCTTCTCAAGCtaaatcattttcagtttttaaaagtgactttttATTTGTAATCAAGAATTAACTGTACCTATTTACCAGagctgctccttcagctgctcttcctcttcatcaCCCGCAACCTTTCCTCCAGAGAGCAGAAGTTTCGTCCCCTCTTCACCCGACATCTGGGGCTGGGGACTCCTTGGTGGGAACAGATGACATTATAGAATAAAAGGAATGAGTATATCCATAGAGTCAAGGCTGACCATGTATAAATTACTTACTGTGCAACTGCCTTTTTATAGTCTCCGAGCAATAATGACTTCAGTACTCAGGCTGTGGCTCCTCCTCCCCTTTGCCCTGCTGAACTTCTCTTTTCACAGATTTTGTTAGCAAAGGCTTGGGTTTTTACCACCATCTAGTGGTTTTCaagtgtctttatttttaactcgACAATGATTCTGATCTAAAATTGAGGGtgagctttttaaaattcttgctTTCTAGTATATCCTTTATGGAAAATGATAGTAAAGAGGAAAATGCTTTAGGCATGCTTCTTTCCAAAAACATCTCTTATGTgagtgggtttttgttgttgttgttttctctgcttttgctaGTTCTTGTCGACAATAACTTCATATTCTGGAAGATGTAAGAGTAGAAAACCATTATTAAAGTGGAAGGGTTATTATtcttataaacatttttcttatatcCACAGTTAAATTTTATAAGAATAAGAAGCACACCCTCACAAAGCTCAGAAGAGAACATGCAGTCAACCCTGCCACACCATTAACAGAAGAGATAAGCAAAGTAATTTCTATGAAAcataacaaaaccaaagagaaaaaaaaaaaaatagaaaaaaataaccaactaCCTCCTGGTCCCCTTGCTAGAATAGAGATTTTGATGCAGTTGAGGAGGAGTACACACTACTGTGCTGGGAACCAGGGCTCCATGAGATGGATGTGAACTCCCCCAGGATTCACAGGGTCCAAGAACTGAGAAATTCAATTATCAGCATTGCAGTATCTGGAGCCCCTCTGTGGGTCTAGCAGTCAGGCAGTCCATACTCATTTTGGGCTTCACCCAAAAGATGGCAAAATTAGTGCcagtcttttcttttgcaaagggGCTCTGCTTCTGCATGCAGAAAAATCCAAAGCACACATCCTACAAACACTGGCAAATACCCTTTATGTTATCCACTAACTAGCCAGTCAAATACCATGGTTTAAAGTTAACTTGAGATAAAAACTCTCTGTTTCTCCAATTGCCACCTTTCCGTAAATCAGGTggttagatttatttttttcttctgttctatATAACAATTTCAAATACCTATTTTTAACTTACAGTATTTCTCTTAAGGAATCACcaccagaaaacacaaattttattgctctgtgctgtgccattTTTGAGTTTTCAGAGGACGTATAAATAGAGTTTATAGTCAGAATGCAGCTAAGTCTGTGTGTCTAATTATTATATTCCATAGAAGCTTCCTTTATTGTTACTGCCAGCTTCACACTAAGGACACTCGAAGACTTGGGCCATTGTGTGAAAGGTTCTTATGTATGAATAGTCCCTGCACCAGAAGAGATAGCAAAAGCCATTTTGATTCATTTGAGTAAAAAGGCTCCTCTTGCACTATGCAGTTATAGTTGGGAGATGAACTTTGCATGCCCCTTCTCCCTACTGAAGCAAAGAGAATTTAGGTTATCATAAAATAGAGGCAGCAAACTATGCTCAAGTGCAGCTGTTAGATCTGAGCAGATAATGGCAGCAAGTAAACAGCAACACTCTCTGCTGCATCTAATTTCTCCATGTGACAAATCTGAGCTCATAGCTCATTGCTATGCCCCAAAGAAAAGAACACAGGATGTTCACCTCCAGTTCTCTTTCTGTCCTTCAACGTACAGGATGCTTTGGTTCTTGTAGGTTATCTTTAGGTATCTTAGTTATCATTTGTTATTATTCCCATAGTTTCTTATTTTCCCATTGCAGACCTTGGAAATCATATACCTACAAATAAACTTTTACTTCTTTCTCAATTCCTATATCTACCAACTATTGTGCAGACACAGTGCTctttccacttatttttttttccatcctagTACcctaatttttgttttattgcactCTCTCTAAATTCAGTTCATCTTCCGATTTACAAATTCCTCTGTACATTCAGTTTAATAAAGTTCTTTGTGGCTCAGCTTAGCTGTCTTCACAATAGTTCTCTCTGTACCTTCAGCAGACTGGATTATTACCAGAAATAAGTCATGCACCAGACTGGATGGTTTGGTTGCTATTCCTCAGCACAATGCCTGGTCTCTCATATATACATTATGAATCAGCCTTTGGATTCTTCTGCCACAGACCAGACACTGAAGGCCAGAACCCTGATATAAGTGGCAATGCTAAATAAAGAAATTCTCCTGTTTACAAAGTGAACAGACTAAATGACCTGCCTGGAAACTGGGACAGTGATGTAGGCATAGTTTGGTTATGGTAGAggatgaaatgaagaaatactttactcatatttctaattttaatttgttttatcgTAATATTGCAGCAGCAAACAGCTATAAGCGTAACACTTTGAGCTGCAGGGGCATCCAGTTAGCAGCTGGTGGAGGGAGGCATGCAGGTGAGTTATACGGATTGAAAGTAAAGAGGCACAGCGACAGATTTTTGGATTCTCCCAAGGTTTCCCATGAATGAAGTGCAAACATCCAGCTGCAGCGTTCCAGACTGACTAGCTTAGTGTTTCAGGTGTTCATGATTCTGGTATTCAGCTCTCTTGTTTCTTCcattaattaaattttctgtctctgcagg comes from Aythya fuligula isolate bAytFul2 chromosome 2, bAytFul2.pri, whole genome shotgun sequence and encodes:
- the MC5R gene encoding melanocortin receptor 5 — protein: MNTSSQLYVSELNLSAFGSNFTVPTVKSKSSPCEQVVIAAEVFLTLGIVSLLENILVICAIVKNKNLHSPMYFFVCSLAVADMLVSVSNAWETITIYLINNRHIIMEDAFVRHIDNVFDSMICISVVASMCSLLAIAIDRYITIFYALRYHNIMTVKRSGLIIACIWTFCTGCGIIFILYYESTYVIICLITMFFTMLFLMVSLYIHMFLLARTHVKKIAALPGYNSVHQRTSMKGAITLTMLLGIFIVCWAPFFLHLILMISCPQNLYCVCFMSHFNMYLILIMCNSVIDPLIYAFRSQEMRKTFKEIICCYSLRMACRLSNKY